In Salvelinus fontinalis isolate EN_2023a chromosome 25, ASM2944872v1, whole genome shotgun sequence, one genomic interval encodes:
- the tmprss7 gene encoding transmembrane protease serine 7, translated as MGTERELTSGDDRDGNNGDSTSVKDVTVEVATVDHTLQRLCTRYNGRSRARRMSRIRTQLPRKSWAPLWNLQNLTILITVVVFVVVVIVWSLLWVFIFRRESNSGVYFAGMFRVANVDFIPEYRQAESHEFVSMANKIQHVVSSVYRMSSVSKLYKLTTISDLSDNKGGLLVHFWMVFVVPRLKTPAVCEECVGAILRDSVLTSLKNRSSVGYLLGLPVDIDSILVNAALRSDYTSIAAGSQCVDKLYASLPGASVPLNVYSSWGGLSCYVKLTSTPGSLIRLTITSLHIEPSDCVSDALTVYDALLPMRGRTLYRVCEPVSQSLSLVSTSNVMLLSLRMTQGNKHFRGHFQAIAEEQCVTYVKIQAKPDFSGQITSPFYPSLLPPQCSCIWRFETPHIALGVALKFQNYVLKLKDIAACEHGWWKVKEIIYCGSYIGHTTVFRIPDPTAEVEFRSSSRSSDQPFQAESSSFNISQPCAEGHFLCSTGLCVEKTRRCDGLDDCQDESDEVFCARPSKNCGGSSPLHPLYMCNGERDCNDGRDETNCTLETSCSDIRYRCNSGSCILKKNARCDGVTDCPDHSDERDCACGRSSTAKKVDSASGLRVVGGINALEGEWPWQVSLHFSGYMYCGASVLSSVWLISAAHCFSRDRLSDPRQWSAHLGMLYQGSARHVAEIQRIVVHEYYDRLTFDYDIALLQLRNPWPPSLSFLIQPVCLPATSQTLTHAHRCWVTGWGYRSEEDKTLPTALQKAEVSVLDQSECKRRYGPVSPRMLCAGVPSGQRDACRGDSGGPLSCWAPGSEGRWFLTGIVSWGAGCGRPNLPGVYTRVNKFTTWIQSHIVT; from the exons GTTAAGGATGTGACTGTGGAGGTGGCCACGGTAGACCACACCCTCCAGAGGCTGTGTACGAGGTACAACGGCCGCAGCAGGGCCAGACGTATGTCACGCATCAGGACCCAGCTGCCCAGGAAGAGCTGGGCTCCTCTGTGGAACCTCCAGAACCTGACCATCCTCATCACCGTGGTTGTGTTTGTGGTCGTCGTCATCGTGTGGTCACTGCTCTGGGTCTTCATAT TTCGCAGGGAGAGCAACAGCGGAGTGTATTTTGCCGGAATGTTCCGTGTTGCCAACGTAGATTTCATCCCCGAATACCGCCAGGCAGAGTCCCATGAGTTTGTTTCCATGGCAAACAAGATACAGCACGTG GTGAGCAGTGTGTACAGAATGTCCTCAGTGTCCAAACTCTACAAACTCACCACCATATCAGACCTCAG TGATAACAAGGGTGGTCTGCTGGTGCATTTCTGGATGGTGTTTGTGGTGCCGAGACTGAAGACCCCAGCCGTGTGTGAGGAGTGTGTAGGAGCTATCCTCAGAGACTCAGTCCTCACCAGCCTGAAGAACAGGTCCTCTGTAGGGTACCTACTGGGCCTGCCCGTAGACATAGATTCCATACTTGTTAatg CTGCTCTACGATCAGATTATACATCAATTGCAGCAG GCTCTCAGTGTGTGGACAAGCTGTATGCCAGCCTGCCAGGCGCCAGTGTTCCCCTAAACGTCTACTCGTCATGGGGAGGTCTGAGCTGCTACGTCAAGCTGACGTCTACCCCGGGCTCTCTGATCCGCCTCACCATTACCTCCCTGCACATTGAGCCCAGCGACTGTGTCAGCGACGCCCTCACTGTGTACGACGCCCTGCTGCCCATGAGGGGGCGTACTCTCTACAG GGTGTGTGAGCCCGTgtcccagtccctgtctctggTCTCCACGTCCAACGTCATGCTGCTGTCCCTCAGGATGACCCAGGGCAACAAGCACTTCAGAGGACACTTCCAGGCCATCGCTGAGGAAC AGTGTGTGACTTACGTAAAGATCCAGGCAAAGCCAGATTTCTCCGGTCAGATCACCAGTCCCTTCTACCCCAGCCTGCTGCCTCCTCAGTGCTCCTGCATATGGAGATTTGAG ACCCCCCACATTGCTCTGGGAGTGGCTCTGAAGTTCCAGAACTATGTGCTGAAGCTGAAGGACATAGCGGCCTGTGAGCACGGCTGGTGGAAGGTCAAGGAGatcat ATACTGTGGAAGCTACATAGGCCACACCACAGTGTTCCGTATCCCTGACCCCACCGCTGAGGTGGAGTTCCGCAGCAGCTCCCGAAGCTCTGACCAACCCTTCCAGGCCGAATCTAGTAGCTTCAACATCAGCCAAC CTTGTGCAGAGGGCCATTTCCTGTGCTCCACAGGGCTGTGTGTGGAGAAGACCCGACGCTGTGACGGCCTGGACGACTGTCAGGACGAGAGTGATGAGGTCTTCTGCG CAAGGCCTAGTAAGAACTGTGGAGGCTCCAGTCCTCTTCACCCACTGTACATGTGCaacggagagagagactgcaatgACGGCAGGGACGAAACCAACTGCACTCTGG AGACGAGCTGCTCTGACATCAggtacaggtgtaacagtgggtCCTGCATCCTGAAGAAGAACGCCAGGTGTGATGGAGTCACCGACTGCCCAGACCATAGTGACGAGAGGGACTGTG CCTGTGGCCGGTCCTCTACTGCGAAGAAAGTAGACTCGGCCTCGGGTCTTCGGGTGGTCGGTGGAATCAATGCCCTGGAGGGGGAGTGGCCATGGCAGGTCAGCTTGCACTTCTCTGGCTACATGTACTGTGgagcctctgtcctctcttctgtttGGCTCATCTCAGCAGCACACTGCTTCAGCAGGGACAG GCTGTCAGACCCGCGCCAGTGGAGTGCCCATCTGGGTATGCTGTACCAGGGTAGTGCCAGGCACGTGGCAGAGATCCAGCGCATCGTTGTGCACGAGTACTACGACAGGCTGACCTTTGACTATGACATCGCCCTGCTGCAGCTGAGGAACCCCTGGCCTCCCTCCCTCAGCTTCCTCATCCAGCCCGTGTGTCTGCCGGCCACCTCACAGACCCTCACACATGCACACCGCTGCTGGGTCACAGGATGGGGGTACCGCTCTgaggagg ATAAGACCCTTCCCACAGCGTTACAGAAGGCGGAGGTTTCTGTGCTGGATCAGAGTGAGTGTAAGAGGAGGTACGGCCCCGTCTCGCCCCGCATGCTGTGTGCCGGAGTCCCCTCTGGACAGCGGGACGCCTGCAGG GGGGACTCAGGGGGTCCTCTGTCGTGCTGGGCCCCAGGCTCAGAGGGGCGATGGTTCCTCACAGGAATCGTGAGTTGGGGGGCTGGGTGCGGCAGACCCAACCTACCAGGCGTCTACACCCGTGTCAACAAGTTCACCACCTGGATCCAGAGCCACATCGTCACCTGA